The Pedobacter mucosus genome window below encodes:
- a CDS encoding outer membrane protein assembly factor BamD has product MFKVKHLIILLFIATLGIAGCKSRFEKLRASNDVAKKYQEALRLYNKRDYSKALVLFEDLSQKYRGRAEAEDLNYYYAYTLYRLSDYTTARYQFKSFADTYPASKNAEEARYMGAYCFYLESPSFSLDQENTYKAIDALQLFINLYPTSDRAAAAGKYIATLRGKLEDKAFENAKMYLTTGPSNADNYRAAVIALKNAQRDYPDIKYAEEMDFLMIKAQYLYAKNSYVFRQEDRYNEATNLYTEFTENHPDSKFTKDAKQTKLDIDAGLATTKIELALYASEQAKYKEMLVKTGKLKDTISTKPTTADNTNIKNK; this is encoded by the coding sequence ATGTTTAAAGTTAAACACTTAATTATTTTATTATTTATTGCCACTTTAGGTATAGCAGGTTGTAAAAGCCGTTTCGAAAAACTTAGGGCTAGTAACGATGTAGCTAAAAAGTATCAGGAAGCGCTTCGCCTATATAATAAAAGGGATTATAGTAAAGCATTGGTCCTTTTTGAAGACTTATCTCAAAAATATCGTGGTCGTGCTGAGGCAGAAGACTTAAATTATTATTATGCTTATACCTTATATAGATTAAGTGACTACACTACTGCTAGATATCAGTTCAAAAGTTTTGCAGATACTTATCCTGCAAGTAAAAATGCTGAGGAGGCACGTTACATGGGTGCTTACTGTTTCTATTTAGAATCACCTAGCTTTTCGTTAGATCAAGAAAATACTTATAAAGCAATTGATGCTTTGCAATTATTTATTAACTTATACCCTACAAGTGATCGTGCTGCTGCAGCAGGAAAATATATTGCAACTTTAAGAGGCAAATTAGAAGATAAAGCTTTTGAAAATGCAAAGATGTATTTAACAACTGGTCCGAGTAATGCTGATAATTATAGAGCGGCTGTTATTGCATTAAAAAATGCGCAAAGAGATTATCCAGATATTAAATATGCTGAAGAGATGGATTTTCTAATGATTAAGGCTCAGTATTTATATGCTAAAAATAGTTATGTTTTTCGTCAGGAGGATCGTTATAACGAGGCAACTAACTTATATACTGAATTTACTGAAAATCATCCAGACAGCAAATTTACAAAAGATGCGAAACAAACTAAACTGGATATTGATGCTGGTTTAGCTACTACAAAAATAGAATTGGCTTTATATGCTTCAGAGCAGGCAAAATATAAAGAAATGCTTGTGAAAACGGGTAAGTTAAAAGATACCATTTCTACAAAACCAACTACTGCTGATAATACTAATATTAAAAATAAGTAA
- a CDS encoding DNA-directed RNA polymerase subunit omega, whose protein sequence is MNTNKPAVPNTTVTRNVHDLDKTTDNLYESLVVIAKRANQISNNVKEELHGKLAEFASSNDNLEEIFENREQIEISKHYERMPKPVLVAIDEFLNEKIYYRNPAKEQK, encoded by the coding sequence ATGAATACGAACAAACCTGCTGTACCAAATACTACAGTTACCAGAAATGTACATGATTTAGATAAAACAACTGATAATTTATACGAATCTTTAGTTGTGATTGCTAAAAGAGCTAATCAAATTTCTAATAACGTTAAAGAGGAGTTGCACGGTAAATTGGCAGAATTTGCATCGAGCAATGACAATTTAGAGGAAATTTTTGAAAATCGTGAGCAAATTGAAATTAGCAAACATTACGAGCGTATGCCTAAGCCAGTTTTAGTTGCTATTGATGAATTTTTGAATGAAAAAATTTATTACAGAAATCCTGCTAAGGAACAAAAATAA
- the coaBC gene encoding bifunctional phosphopantothenoylcysteine decarboxylase/phosphopantothenate--cysteine ligase CoaBC: MLKNKNIILGVCGSIAAYKSAFLVRLLIKAGANVKVILTPDGANFVTPLTLATLSKNPVYTQYFEKETGVWSNHVELGLWADLIIIAPISANTLAKLANGICDNLLTAVYLSAKCAVYVAPAMDLDMWQHESTQLNLKQILTYGNTVIEPNSGELASGLNGPGRMAEPEEIVSFLELEVKKSMPLFGKKVMVTAGPTYEAIDPVRFIGNHSSGKMGFALADELAKLGAEVTLIAGPTSQIASQNLKCIDVVSAEDMFNACTSIFTETDITVMCAAVADYKPKVVANQKIKKQENDLVLTLEKTVDILASLGQRKRPDQILVGFALETNDEENYAKAKLAKKNLDLVVLNSLNDNGAGFQLDTNKITIFNKALEKEVYQLKSKSEVAKDICKAILKIIK; the protein is encoded by the coding sequence ATGCTAAAAAATAAAAATATTATCCTTGGCGTTTGCGGTAGCATTGCAGCTTACAAGTCGGCTTTTTTAGTTAGACTTTTAATCAAAGCTGGTGCAAACGTTAAGGTTATACTAACTCCGGATGGCGCAAATTTCGTTACGCCTCTCACTCTTGCTACGCTTTCTAAAAACCCAGTTTATACTCAGTATTTCGAAAAGGAAACTGGCGTGTGGAGCAATCATGTAGAATTAGGTTTATGGGCAGATTTAATAATCATTGCTCCAATCAGCGCAAATACGCTTGCAAAGCTAGCTAATGGAATTTGCGACAATCTATTAACAGCTGTTTATTTATCTGCAAAATGCGCCGTTTATGTAGCACCTGCTATGGATTTAGATATGTGGCAGCATGAAAGCACTCAGCTAAATTTAAAACAAATACTTACTTATGGCAACACCGTTATTGAGCCAAATAGTGGAGAACTTGCAAGTGGTTTAAATGGCCCTGGCCGAATGGCAGAACCGGAAGAGATTGTTTCATTTTTAGAATTGGAAGTAAAAAAATCAATGCCACTGTTTGGCAAAAAGGTAATGGTAACTGCTGGTCCGACTTATGAGGCGATTGATCCTGTGCGGTTTATTGGAAATCATTCATCAGGAAAAATGGGTTTTGCACTGGCAGATGAACTGGCTAAATTAGGTGCGGAAGTTACTTTAATTGCTGGGCCGACTTCTCAAATAGCTAGTCAGAATTTAAAATGTATTGATGTGGTAAGCGCTGAAGACATGTTCAATGCCTGCACTTCTATATTTACCGAAACTGATATTACCGTAATGTGCGCTGCAGTTGCAGATTATAAACCCAAAGTTGTTGCTAACCAAAAAATTAAAAAGCAAGAAAACGATCTTGTGTTAACGCTTGAGAAAACGGTGGATATTCTTGCTTCATTGGGACAAAGGAAACGTCCAGATCAAATTTTAGTTGGATTTGCTTTAGAAACAAATGATGAGGAAAACTATGCAAAAGCAAAATTAGCTAAGAAAAATCTGGATTTAGTGGTGCTCAATTCTTTAAATGATAACGGGGCAGGTTTTCAATTGGATACCAATAAAATTACTATTTTTAACAAAGCACTAGAAAAAGAAGTTTACCAGTTAAAATCTAAATCAGAGGTTGCTAAAGATATTTGTAAGGCTATTTTAAAGATTATAAAATGA
- a CDS encoding DUF4835 family protein, whose product MIKKIVCLLLILSFGKLKAQELNARITVLAPQVSNISKPTLDALQKTIRDFLNNNKFTNESYKPQERIDCNFVITINSWDGGSNYSAEAQIQNSRPVFNSSYNSTLLNISDKNFDFSFYDGSTIDFSDQNYISNISALLSYYAYTIIGLDKDSFSKMGGTPYFKKAQNIINLAQASGNSGWKAADGLRNRFWFNENVLNPAFSELRSFIYAYHSSGLDQLTDNDKGLTQIVSALPALQQMDKQKLGSIFPNVYFASKAEEITNVLSKLNVQERMKAYNMLAEIDPANIGRYEGLKK is encoded by the coding sequence ATGATAAAAAAGATTGTTTGCTTATTATTAATACTTAGTTTTGGAAAACTTAAGGCACAGGAATTAAATGCCAGAATAACGGTTTTAGCTCCTCAAGTATCAAATATAAGTAAGCCAACTTTAGACGCTTTACAAAAGACAATTCGAGATTTTTTAAATAATAACAAGTTTACTAATGAGAGTTACAAGCCACAGGAACGAATAGATTGTAACTTCGTAATCACTATTAATTCATGGGATGGTGGCTCGAATTACAGTGCCGAAGCACAAATTCAAAATAGCCGACCTGTATTTAATAGTTCTTATAATAGTACTTTACTTAATATAAGTGATAAAAATTTCGATTTTAGCTTCTATGATGGTTCTACAATAGATTTTTCGGATCAGAATTATATATCAAATATTAGTGCGCTCCTATCCTACTACGCCTACACCATTATTGGTTTAGATAAAGATAGTTTTAGTAAAATGGGTGGCACGCCATATTTTAAAAAAGCCCAAAATATCATTAATCTTGCACAAGCTTCAGGAAATTCCGGTTGGAAGGCTGCTGACGGATTGCGAAATCGATTTTGGTTTAACGAAAACGTTTTAAATCCAGCTTTTAGCGAACTACGTTCTTTCATTTATGCCTATCACTCGAGTGGCTTAGATCAATTAACTGATAATGATAAAGGTTTAACTCAAATTGTATCTGCCTTACCGGCATTGCAGCAAATGGATAAACAAAAGCTGGGTTCCATTTTTCCTAATGTATACTTCGCTTCCAAAGCGGAAGAAATTACCAATGTACTCAGTAAATTAAATGTACAAGAAAGAATGAAAGCTTACAATATGCTTGCTGAAATTGATCCTGCGAATATTGGTAGGTATGAAGGTTTAAAAAAGTGA
- a CDS encoding BlaI/MecI/CopY family transcriptional regulator: protein MTISNIKPTEGEMEILQVLWQKGKATVREVHEALNKKDSGYTTTLKLMQILHEKGMVERDTNQKTHIYKAVVNQDKTEKQLVTKMIDNVFNGSAARLVMQALGNHSTSADEIDEIKKYLDSLK, encoded by the coding sequence ATGACTATTAGCAACATCAAACCTACTGAAGGCGAAATGGAAATCTTGCAGGTACTTTGGCAAAAAGGAAAAGCGACCGTTAGAGAAGTTCATGAGGCATTGAATAAAAAGGATTCTGGTTATACAACCACGCTTAAACTAATGCAAATTCTTCATGAAAAAGGTATGGTTGAAAGAGATACCAATCAGAAGACACATATTTATAAAGCCGTTGTTAATCAAGATAAAACAGAGAAGCAATTGGTTACAAAAATGATTGATAATGTATTTAACGGTTCAGCTGCAAGATTAGTGATGCAAGCTTTAGGAAATCATAGTACAAGTGCTGATGAGATTGACGAAATAAAAAAATATCTAGACAGTCTAAAATAA